CAAGCTGAATGCGTGCGTCGCATTAGCCCTCGCCGAGACATAGCGACATCTCCACGAAAATTAGCCTTTTAGGTCCACACTTCGGGTTTCATAGGCTATTACATTACAGTGCATTTGCAGCACACTGCCGAGGGGAGCCATGCCAACCACCAAAACCGCCACACTAACCTTTCGGATCAACCCCGCCCTGAAGGATGCGTTGCGCGTGGCCGCTCACCAAGAGCACCGCTCCATCGCGAACATGGTGGAGATGTTGATCCGAGACTATTGCAGGCGGAAAGGCATCGATATCCGGGACCCCGAAACTGCTGAAAATCCCGAAGGAGGCAGGAACAGATGAGCGCGATTGTGGAAAGAACCGGGCATCCCGGGAGAAACCTATGCTTGGCTTAACCCTACGCGACGAGTTCAAGGATCGTCGCCTGAAGGGTACGGCCATTGAGCTGACAAACAAGAACAACACGGGCGCTACGCAGATCTCCGCAGCGGATTTTCTGCGTATCACCTACCCATCTCATGATGTTCTCAAAACCATCGAAGCGGCAGGCCCTACTCAGGGCAGGCCCGTTACCCTGAAAGGCGAGAGGGGCCAGGGTAAGTCGCATTTGATGGCCGTGCTATACCACGCCTTCACGGACCATGGTGCCACGCAGCACTGGCTGAACAACTGGTCGCACACACTGGGGGACGTGAAGATCGGCCAGATCCCCCTGCGTGGCGGAATGCACGTTATCGGCGAAAGCCTTCACAGGCAGCGCTACAAGTACCTCTGGGACCTCCTATTCGATAACCACCCGTATGGGGGCTATTGCCGGGGGAAGTGGGAGGGGCTTGGCGACAAGAAAACGGATGTGCCGAGCGACGAGATCCTACTGGAACTGTTCCGGCATACGCCGACAGCGCTGATTTTCGACGAGTTCCAAACCTGGTACGACGGGCTGACCAACACCAAGCAATACCCCTGGCGTACCTGGGCGTTCAATTTCGTCCAGATCCTCTCCGAGATCGCGAAGGAGCATCCCGAGTTTCTGGTTCTGGTCGTTTCCGTCCGAAACGGCAGCACCGATGCCTTCCAGCAAATCCAGCGTGTCAACCCCGTCATCGTCGATTTCAAAGGCCCATCGGCCAAGAGCGACCGCTTGCGTTTGCTACTTCACAGATTGTTCGACAACCGGCTCCAGGTAGGCCCATCGGCGATTGAAGGCCTGATCGGCAGCCATATCAGCGAATACTTCCGCCTCAAGAACATCGCCCCTGCGGAGCAGGCAAGACTCCACGACGAATTCATCGAGGCCTGGCCCTATGCGCCGCACCTCATGGATTTGCTAGAGGATCAGGTGCTCATCGCGACCAGCGCACAGGGAACGCGCGATCTGATTCGTATCCTGGCCGATCTCTACAAGCGCAATGGCGAGAAAAAAGCGATCCTGACGGCAGCGGATTTCCGCCTCGACGACGAAGCCAGCGGCATCACGGCGCTGCTCGATTCCGTCGCCAACCAGCATCACGCCAAGCTCCGGGAGAAGGCGCTGCGCAATCTGGAGGCCGTCACCGACGCCATCGCCGGGACTAGCCAGAGGCCGCCCCACCTCGAAGAGGTGATCGGTGCCCTCTGGTTGCGGTCCTTGGCCGAGGTTAATCAGGCGGGGGCGGATCTGGCGACGCTCCATGTCGATGTGACCAGGGACAAGCCTGTCGATGACAATGGCTTCCAGGTCGAACTGAGCACGATTGTCGAGAACAGCTTCAACATCCATGAGGACGGCAATCGCTACATCTTCCGGGAAGAGGAAAATCCCCAGGCCAAGCTCATCGTCAGCGCCCGTAACGACAAGCTGTTCCAGGACGACGAGGACCGTTGGCACCTTGCCAAGGAAACACGCTATGTCCTCGAAGGCGGTGGCGACGTGGACCTGCCCTATCGCGTGATCGTCCTGCCCCGGACATGGAAGGCCGACCCCTGGGAGAAGCTCGAAGAGGGCGACACGCCCGCCCAGTGGGGCAATCGCATCCCGATTGTGGTGCTACCCGAGGCGCCCTCCAAACCAGAGGCCGTCTTGGGTGAATGGCTGCGGGACAATCTGCAAGCCAGCCGCAACGTGGTTCGTTTCCTGATTCCCAGGGACGGCTCAAGCAACCTTTTTCTGGATCACGATCTGCTGGTGCTGGCCCGATGCGTTTACCTGGCGGAGCAGTGGAAGAAGCAGAACCCCGAATACGGCAGGCTGCAAACCAAGTATCGGAAAGAGCTGCGCGACATCCTCAAGGCGCGTTTCGACCGCTTCGCGATCATCGCCAACTGGCACTTTCAGCAGCCCCAGAACTGCCGTTTCTTCATCGAAGGCCACAAGGCCGAGGGGGCGAAAATCCCCGATGCTATCGACAAGAGTATCCGCGAAAACCTGTTCATACCGGAGGACTTCGACGACTACATCGTGGAGGCGGCACCGAACAACGAGCCGATCAGCAAGCTGCTCAAGGAGTTGAAAGAGCCGCGCCCCGGCGGTAAGGACTGCATCCCGTGGTTGGGCGAGACCTTGATCAAGGAGCGCATCATCCGCCTCTGCGCCCGCGGCGAGATCGCCATCAACCTACGCGGGATGGAGTACCTCCAGGCCCTCGACGACGAGACCGAAGAGGCCGCCTACAAGCGCATGCGCGGCAAGCTCGGCACCGGAAAGCACCTGGACGAGACTCACGTCCTGCTCCCCCAGAACGTCCCGGCGACCGGCGGCATCACCTCGCCAGGCTCGGCAGGACCGCCGACCGTTGGCCCCGGTAGCGGCGTTCATCCTGGCGGCCCTGCTGGGGGAGCGGGCGGAGTCGCAGAGCCGGGACCAGGCGCTGTAGGCAGAACAACCGGTGGTGGCTATGCAGACCCCGGTCGCATCTTCGGTGGTGGTGGCGGCTTCACCCAGCACACGGCCCCTCCCACCTCTTCGTTGAACCTGCTGGGCAAGGTCGAGGCCTGGGGGATCGGCACCGGCACGCAGGTAAAATCGCTGACGCTGCGGGTGGACCAACTCACCGGTGCGCAACTGCAGGAACTGATCCGGAAG
The sequence above is a segment of the Gammaproteobacteria bacterium genome. Coding sequences within it:
- a CDS encoding DUF499 domain-containing protein, translated to MLGLTLRDEFKDRRLKGTAIELTNKNNTGATQISAADFLRITYPSHDVLKTIEAAGPTQGRPVTLKGERGQGKSHLMAVLYHAFTDHGATQHWLNNWSHTLGDVKIGQIPLRGGMHVIGESLHRQRYKYLWDLLFDNHPYGGYCRGKWEGLGDKKTDVPSDEILLELFRHTPTALIFDEFQTWYDGLTNTKQYPWRTWAFNFVQILSEIAKEHPEFLVLVVSVRNGSTDAFQQIQRVNPVIVDFKGPSAKSDRLRLLLHRLFDNRLQVGPSAIEGLIGSHISEYFRLKNIAPAEQARLHDEFIEAWPYAPHLMDLLEDQVLIATSAQGTRDLIRILADLYKRNGEKKAILTAADFRLDDEASGITALLDSVANQHHAKLREKALRNLEAVTDAIAGTSQRPPHLEEVIGALWLRSLAEVNQAGADLATLHVDVTRDKPVDDNGFQVELSTIVENSFNIHEDGNRYIFREEENPQAKLIVSARNDKLFQDDEDRWHLAKETRYVLEGGGDVDLPYRVIVLPRTWKADPWEKLEEGDTPAQWGNRIPIVVLPEAPSKPEAVLGEWLRDNLQASRNVVRFLIPRDGSSNLFLDHDLLVLARCVYLAEQWKKQNPEYGRLQTKYRKELRDILKARFDRFAIIANWHFQQPQNCRFFIEGHKAEGAKIPDAIDKSIRENLFIPEDFDDYIVEAAPNNEPISKLLKELKEPRPGGKDCIPWLGETLIKERIIRLCARGEIAINLRGMEYLQALDDETEEAAYKRMRGKLGTGKHLDETHVLLPQNVPATGGITSPGSAGPPTVGPGSGVHPGGPAGGAGGVAEPGPGAVGRTTGGGYADPGRIFGGGGGFTQHTAPPTSSLNLLGKVEAWGIGTGTQVKSLTLRVDQLTGAQLQELIRKLPDGMTYGLDLEKEEG